The following are encoded in a window of Rubritalea squalenifaciens DSM 18772 genomic DNA:
- the queG gene encoding tRNA epoxyqueuosine(34) reductase QueG: MQPNADILKSNIQHIAKQLGFSDCRIAAAKTATHADDYLQWVEDGCAGDMAWLERNQHRRVDPREVLPGAKSIVTLALNYYPGDQPAEHDFKIARYSWNEDYHDIIDEKLRDLNLAMEEMGGQQRYYVDTGPVLERDFATDAGLGWNGKSTVQIHRKFGTWFFLCELITTLDLTPDSPFGDHCGKCTRCIDNCPTGAITGPHRVDARKCISYLTIEHLGSIPQDLRPLMGNRIYGCDVCLEVCPWNRFAQISRHTQLHAKQEIFQHSLRDLVQIDEDDFRRIFAKSPIKRIKHPRFIRNVCIALGNTGTEADIDLLRPLAQGDNELVSEHATWAIEQIKKRTQAKA, encoded by the coding sequence GTGCAGCCAAACGCAGACATTCTCAAATCCAATATCCAGCATATCGCCAAGCAATTGGGCTTCAGCGACTGCAGGATAGCTGCGGCCAAAACAGCTACCCATGCTGACGACTATTTGCAATGGGTAGAGGACGGTTGCGCCGGCGATATGGCCTGGCTGGAAAGAAATCAGCACCGTCGGGTGGATCCACGCGAAGTCCTGCCCGGAGCCAAGTCGATCGTGACCCTGGCGCTCAACTATTACCCCGGTGACCAGCCCGCAGAACACGATTTTAAGATCGCGCGATATTCTTGGAATGAAGATTATCATGATATCATTGATGAAAAGCTCCGTGATCTGAACCTTGCCATGGAGGAAATGGGTGGCCAGCAGCGCTACTACGTAGATACAGGTCCGGTTCTGGAACGTGATTTCGCCACGGATGCAGGCTTGGGCTGGAATGGCAAGTCCACCGTCCAAATCCACCGCAAGTTTGGTACCTGGTTCTTCCTCTGTGAACTGATTACCACACTAGATCTGACGCCTGACAGCCCGTTTGGCGACCATTGCGGCAAATGCACCCGCTGTATAGACAACTGCCCCACAGGAGCCATCACTGGCCCACACAGGGTCGATGCGCGCAAATGCATCTCCTACCTCACGATCGAGCACCTCGGCAGTATCCCCCAGGATCTACGCCCATTGATGGGCAACCGCATCTATGGGTGCGATGTCTGTCTCGAGGTCTGCCCGTGGAACCGTTTTGCCCAAATCAGCCGACACACCCAGCTACATGCAAAACAGGAGATCTTCCAACATAGCCTGAGAGATCTGGTGCAAATTGATGAGGACGATTTCCGTAGGATTTTCGCCAAGTCCCCCATCAAACGCATCAAGCACCCGCGCTTTATCCGCAATGTCTGTATCGCACTGGGCAATACAGGCACAGAGGCTGACATTGACCTCCTGCGGCCACTCGCTCAGGGAGATAATGAACTAGTGAGCGAACATGCCACCTGGGCTATTGAGCAAATAAAAAAGCGCACCCAAGCAAAAGCCTAA
- a CDS encoding ThuA domain-containing protein, with product MKLRSIPLAMALLGLCGVGLMAVAQKKDEKEVSKQEKVAAALPEKAPAEAKKKRKLLVFSVTRGFRHGSIGTGKMALQMMGEKTGAYEAVVSDDLANFEEDKIKQFDAICFLNTTMEVFLPPKGQWNKMSDEEKKKAEERDARLKKNLLQYVKNGGGFVGIHAASDTFYKWSEYGDMLGGYFDGHPWRSNTSVSIKVEKGKEKHPIVANLNGESLNFKEEIYQLKDPYDSSKVNMLLRLDTEKSDMKVKGIKRTDNDFGVSWTKPYGEGRVFYCSLGHNDYIYWHPKVLGIYLAGIQWACGDLEVE from the coding sequence ATGAAGCTCAGAAGTATTCCCTTGGCCATGGCACTGCTTGGTTTGTGCGGTGTTGGCTTGATGGCTGTAGCCCAAAAGAAAGACGAGAAAGAAGTCAGTAAGCAAGAGAAGGTGGCTGCGGCATTGCCTGAAAAGGCCCCGGCTGAAGCCAAGAAGAAGCGCAAGCTTCTAGTTTTCTCCGTAACTCGCGGATTTCGTCACGGCTCCATTGGTACAGGGAAGATGGCCCTGCAAATGATGGGCGAGAAAACAGGCGCCTATGAAGCGGTTGTCAGTGATGATCTGGCCAACTTTGAAGAAGACAAAATCAAGCAGTTTGATGCGATCTGCTTCCTGAACACAACTATGGAAGTGTTCCTGCCTCCTAAAGGGCAGTGGAACAAGATGAGCGATGAGGAGAAGAAGAAAGCTGAAGAGCGCGATGCGCGCCTCAAAAAGAACCTTCTCCAGTATGTGAAGAATGGCGGAGGCTTTGTAGGGATCCATGCCGCATCCGATACGTTCTACAAATGGTCCGAGTATGGTGACATGCTGGGTGGCTACTTTGATGGGCACCCATGGAGAAGCAATACCAGTGTTTCAATCAAGGTTGAAAAGGGTAAGGAGAAGCACCCTATCGTGGCGAACCTGAATGGTGAGTCTTTGAACTTTAAAGAGGAGATCTATCAGCTCAAAGATCCGTATGATTCAAGCAAAGTGAACATGCTTCTGCGTCTCGATACCGAGAAGTCTGATATGAAAGTGAAAGGGATCAAGCGCACCGACAATGATTTTGGAGTGAGCTGGACCAAGCCATATGGTGAGGGCAGAGTCTTTTACTGCTCACTTGGGCACAATGACTACATCTACTGGCACCCGAAAGTGCTGGGAATCTACCTTGCAGGTATCCAATGGGCTTGCGGTGATCTTGAAGTAGAATAA
- a CDS encoding pyridoxal phosphate-dependent aminotransferase encodes MESISSRIEKVSPSLTLSITNQAKAMKARGEEVYGLAGGEPEMDTPEFIKEACIKAIQEGKTKYTPAAGIPELREAIAEKLKDENGIDYDPRQISVNSGAKHSCMNAIMAIIEEGDEVIIPAPYWVSYPEMVRLVGGEPVIVETKEENGWKITPEEFEANMTGRTKMIILNTPGNPTGAVYTEEELRAIGEVALMEDIIILSDEIYEKLIYGEAKHVSIASLSKELYDLTITIGGFSKAYSMTGWRVGYTAAPKEIAEAIANLQGHTTSNACTFSQYGALAALKEESTFIEDLRAEYDVRRQFMYARLAAIPNVSVVEPEGAFYFLVNCEQLGMTSVNLCDKLLNRYRVAAVPGIAFGNDNCIRLSYCTTLDVLNEGLTRFEEFCKSH; translated from the coding sequence ATGGAAAGCATATCATCACGTATCGAAAAAGTCTCTCCTTCCCTGACCCTTAGCATCACGAATCAAGCTAAGGCAATGAAGGCAAGGGGTGAGGAAGTCTACGGACTCGCAGGCGGCGAGCCAGAAATGGATACACCTGAATTCATCAAGGAAGCCTGCATCAAGGCCATTCAGGAAGGTAAAACCAAGTACACACCTGCTGCAGGTATTCCTGAGCTTCGTGAGGCCATTGCTGAAAAACTGAAGGATGAGAACGGCATCGATTACGATCCTCGTCAGATTTCGGTCAACAGCGGTGCCAAGCATTCCTGCATGAATGCCATTATGGCCATCATTGAAGAAGGTGACGAAGTGATCATTCCTGCTCCATACTGGGTATCTTATCCGGAAATGGTGCGCTTGGTTGGTGGTGAGCCAGTGATCGTAGAAACCAAGGAAGAAAATGGTTGGAAGATCACTCCTGAGGAATTCGAGGCTAACATGACTGGCCGTACGAAGATGATCATTCTGAACACCCCGGGTAACCCTACAGGCGCAGTTTACACAGAAGAAGAGCTTCGCGCGATTGGTGAAGTCGCTCTCATGGAGGACATCATCATTCTTTCCGACGAAATTTACGAAAAGCTGATCTATGGTGAAGCCAAGCACGTCAGCATCGCTTCCCTCAGCAAGGAACTATACGACCTGACCATCACCATCGGTGGCTTCTCCAAGGCATACTCCATGACTGGATGGCGTGTTGGTTACACTGCGGCTCCCAAGGAGATCGCTGAGGCGATTGCCAATCTTCAGGGGCACACCACTTCCAATGCTTGTACATTTTCTCAGTACGGTGCTTTGGCTGCTCTCAAGGAAGAAAGCACCTTCATCGAAGACCTCAGAGCTGAGTACGACGTTCGTCGCCAGTTCATGTACGCCAGACTCGCTGCCATTCCAAATGTCAGCGTAGTAGAGCCTGAGGGCGCATTCTACTTCCTCGTCAACTGTGAGCAGCTGGGCATGACTTCCGTCAACCTCTGTGACAAGCTTCTAAACCGCTATCGCGTGGCCGCCGTTCCTGGCATTGCCTTCGGAAACGACAACTGCATCCGACTCAGCTACTGCACGACTCTGGATGTTCTCAATGAAGGTCTTACCCGATTTGAGGAATTCTGTAAGTCTCACTAA
- a CDS encoding 50S ribosomal protein L11 methyltransferase, producing MWHWSKLSSVKWLDAWEERFYGNPNSVIDEIKGGKSIRVQIYCESKEEALVIQKQFGGSVRQLKMENWAAINEVAKPPLKIRDAIIISGSRDEEVISQLQEEYPKRHLIKMPAEMAFGTGDHATTSTCLRFLVDIARERKGTEWEMLDLGCGTSVLAIAAKMMGAKAAEAHDFDPQAVRVSKQNLKLNEIKGIKVLEKDVLKWTPERQWEVVAANLFSSILQEAFPTIVKAMLSGGDLVISGILKDQWEATKAVAEQNGLEFSQVVTKGKWVGARAKKR from the coding sequence ATGTGGCACTGGTCCAAATTATCCTCCGTTAAATGGCTCGATGCATGGGAAGAGCGTTTCTATGGCAACCCGAATAGCGTGATCGATGAGATCAAGGGGGGAAAGAGTATCCGTGTTCAGATCTACTGTGAGAGTAAGGAGGAAGCTCTGGTTATCCAAAAGCAATTTGGCGGTTCCGTTCGTCAATTGAAGATGGAGAATTGGGCGGCAATCAATGAGGTGGCCAAGCCTCCTTTGAAAATCCGTGATGCTATCATTATCAGTGGAAGCCGCGATGAGGAGGTAATCTCTCAGCTCCAAGAGGAATATCCGAAGAGACATTTGATCAAGATGCCTGCGGAGATGGCCTTCGGTACTGGTGATCACGCGACAACATCTACCTGCCTGCGCTTTCTCGTCGATATTGCTCGCGAACGCAAAGGGACTGAGTGGGAGATGCTGGACCTCGGTTGTGGGACCTCCGTGCTGGCGATTGCTGCCAAAATGATGGGAGCCAAGGCTGCGGAAGCCCACGATTTTGATCCTCAGGCCGTCAGGGTCTCTAAGCAGAATTTGAAATTGAACGAGATCAAAGGCATCAAAGTATTGGAGAAGGACGTTCTCAAGTGGACTCCAGAGAGGCAATGGGAAGTCGTAGCTGCAAACTTATTCTCCTCTATCCTGCAAGAAGCGTTTCCGACGATTGTGAAGGCCATGCTTTCTGGCGGAGATCTGGTGATATCTGGTATTCTCAAGGATCAATGGGAAGCTACCAAAGCTGTCGCTGAGCAGAATGGCCTCGAGTTTAGTCAAGTCGTGACCAAAGGGAAGTGGGTCGGAGCTCGCGCCAAAAAACGCTAG
- a CDS encoding sulfatase-like hydrolase/transferase — protein MKNSIYTFIVTLLCAVMPAVADTLISSNFDANTGAAVLTGDLDNSTGSASVNITDWVKDPRISSVSGLTAISPGGGFAVARSGSNVADEDMVVINHNLNISPAASKRGFSVNFTVDSGSYWDLTSLVVKAGHTSSSGAAQVYASDLRYTLSGGSLSSPVTGSVTESYGDRTLHSISFDLTGTTIEAGEYTLEITMNNLSSGGAYASFDGITLTGQNDLPSLPVIHSFTADKSYATAGSTINLLWETSDATSLSITPGPGDVTSVTSNGDGSTSVVISETTTFTLSATNDLGTVQQTLEILSGPARPNIVLFVVDDFGPHDTSVPFNLDSGGNPVAYNFNEFYQTPNMEVLASQGMRFTSAYAQTVCSPTRCGIMTGRNSARHGVSDWVGGGGSGSPANWRTGGIGASDVTLPELLGGAGYRTIHVGKGHFAQTSVDIQQDIGFDVNIAGGRWGHPPSNYIGTAGYGGLPGLEGYDGSFYLTRALSMEANKAVENAVNEGRPFFLHMSFYAVHAPFTTNPDASGDYSSAVNGTHASFATQVEGMDIAVGAIRQKLIDLGVAEDTFIILVGDNGSDSPATTVNGLPSGSFSDWPMRGKKGSKWEGGSRIPMIVTWARPDSSNTFQQALPIPANSVETDIVTTWDIPTTLLGVAGVDTSLEFGEDGHDLSSYLSGAAGSHRPQEIVVHYPHKHRSDYFSWIRQGDMKLIYNYQTNSHELYNLANDPSETTDLASSEPETTMKLARALAQKLDATWGSAGALKPTISTSAPNGNVISIPNDPSVDVDEDGLADTNEDPDLDGLIDAGETNPDNENTDGDSTNDGDELRTGTDPLSGASDFLGTLSGDSLQGWSVTWPSKPGATYAIYSSDSLTTWPETPIATVPAAAAGSSTSYILPQSRDPQRFYRVVLSP, from the coding sequence ATGAAGAACTCCATATATACTTTCATTGTTACCTTGCTATGCGCGGTCATGCCAGCTGTAGCTGATACGCTTATTAGTTCGAATTTTGATGCGAATACCGGAGCCGCCGTTCTCACGGGGGATCTGGATAACTCGACAGGTAGCGCATCAGTAAACATCACGGATTGGGTGAAGGATCCGAGGATCTCCAGTGTTTCTGGACTGACTGCGATCAGTCCAGGTGGTGGCTTTGCCGTAGCCCGCAGTGGCTCCAATGTAGCTGATGAGGATATGGTGGTGATCAATCATAACCTGAATATTTCACCAGCAGCATCCAAGCGGGGATTCAGCGTCAATTTCACCGTGGATTCTGGCAGCTATTGGGATCTGACGAGTCTCGTGGTGAAGGCTGGCCACACCAGTAGTTCAGGCGCAGCACAGGTGTATGCATCAGACCTAAGATATACGCTCAGTGGAGGCTCTCTGAGTTCTCCTGTTACAGGTTCAGTCACGGAATCCTATGGAGACAGGACCCTTCACTCCATTAGCTTTGATCTTACTGGCACAACGATCGAGGCCGGGGAATACACACTGGAGATTACGATGAACAATCTTTCCAGCGGAGGCGCCTATGCGAGTTTTGACGGGATCACCCTGACCGGGCAGAATGATCTGCCATCGCTGCCAGTGATCCATTCCTTCACTGCGGACAAGAGTTACGCTACCGCAGGTTCCACGATCAATCTGCTCTGGGAGACAAGTGATGCCACCAGTCTGTCCATCACTCCGGGGCCGGGAGATGTGACCTCTGTTACCAGCAATGGTGACGGTTCAACCAGTGTTGTCATCTCTGAAACGACTACCTTCACGCTCAGTGCTACAAACGATCTAGGAACTGTGCAGCAAACTCTGGAGATTCTCAGCGGACCAGCTCGCCCGAATATCGTGCTGTTTGTGGTCGATGACTTTGGCCCGCATGACACCTCTGTGCCGTTTAACCTAGATTCCGGGGGGAATCCGGTTGCATACAATTTTAACGAGTTCTACCAGACCCCCAATATGGAAGTACTAGCTTCCCAGGGTATGAGGTTCACCTCTGCCTATGCGCAGACCGTCTGCAGCCCGACGCGCTGTGGTATCATGACTGGGCGTAACAGCGCCCGCCACGGAGTGAGTGATTGGGTTGGGGGAGGAGGTAGTGGATCTCCGGCGAACTGGCGAACCGGTGGTATTGGAGCCTCAGATGTGACTTTGCCGGAGTTGCTCGGTGGTGCTGGCTACCGTACCATCCATGTGGGCAAGGGGCACTTTGCTCAGACATCGGTGGATATTCAGCAAGATATTGGTTTTGACGTAAACATCGCCGGTGGCCGCTGGGGGCACCCACCGTCAAACTACATCGGTACCGCTGGCTATGGCGGACTTCCCGGTCTTGAGGGCTACGATGGATCTTTTTACCTCACACGTGCACTTTCTATGGAGGCGAACAAGGCTGTGGAGAACGCCGTCAATGAAGGTCGTCCCTTCTTTTTACACATGAGTTTTTATGCCGTACACGCACCGTTTACGACCAATCCGGATGCATCTGGTGACTACAGTTCAGCTGTTAATGGCACACACGCGAGTTTTGCCACCCAGGTCGAGGGGATGGACATTGCTGTGGGAGCTATCAGGCAAAAGCTGATCGATCTGGGAGTAGCGGAAGACACTTTCATTATTCTGGTAGGAGACAATGGAAGTGATTCTCCCGCGACCACAGTCAATGGGCTGCCAAGCGGTTCATTCTCGGACTGGCCGATGCGTGGTAAGAAGGGATCCAAGTGGGAGGGCGGGAGCCGTATTCCGATGATCGTAACTTGGGCGCGACCTGATAGTTCCAATACCTTTCAGCAGGCTTTGCCTATACCTGCAAATAGTGTTGAGACGGACATCGTTACCACTTGGGATATTCCCACGACTCTACTTGGTGTCGCCGGGGTAGATACGAGCCTGGAGTTTGGCGAGGACGGTCATGATCTGAGTTCCTATTTGAGTGGTGCAGCAGGGTCTCATCGGCCACAGGAGATTGTCGTGCACTACCCTCACAAACACCGCAGTGATTATTTCTCCTGGATTCGTCAGGGAGACATGAAGCTCATCTACAACTATCAGACGAACAGCCACGAGCTATACAACTTGGCCAATGACCCAAGCGAAACGACTGACTTGGCGAGCAGCGAGCCGGAAACCACCATGAAACTGGCGCGTGCTTTGGCTCAAAAGTTGGACGCAACCTGGGGGAGTGCTGGGGCGCTGAAGCCGACAATCAGTACCAGTGCTCCGAATGGAAATGTGATCTCAATCCCAAACGACCCGTCTGTGGATGTGGATGAAGATGGTCTGGCTGATACGAATGAGGATCCAGATTTAGATGGTCTGATAGATGCTGGGGAGACGAATCCTGACAATGAGAATACGGATGGAGATAGCACCAATGATGGGGATGAGTTGAGGACGGGAACTGACCCGCTGAGTGGAGCTAGCGACTTTTTAGGCACCCTCTCCGGGGATTCTCTACAGGGCTGGTCCGTCACTTGGCCATCCAAGCCGGGTGCTACTTATGCGATCTACAGTAGTGACTCACTCACTACCTGGCCGGAGACGCCCATCGCGACTGTCCCGGCAGCTGCGGCAGGTTCCTCGACCAGCTATATCCTGCCTCAATCCAGAGATCCGCAAAGATTCTACAGGGTGGTACTGAGTCCTTGA
- a CDS encoding polyribonucleotide nucleotidyltransferase, with protein MNIQKVTSQVGSNTITFETGKMAKLADGAVTVQCGETVILVTAVSQTKIREGQTWFPLSVEYKEKAAAAGVFPGGYFKREGRPTEKEILTCRMTDRPLRPLFPKGYLYDTQIIALLLSADGVNDADILSMNGASAALAISDIPFAGPIGAVRVGRIDGQFVVNPTFEEREESDLDLVYVGNKTDVIMIEGAADEIPEEEFIKALHFAQENVQKLIAAQEELVKLAGKPTREFEVCNAKQDLLDIAYEIAGDRIEDAIYAASKVERGKKVGALRDEVEAAIKERNPEVTDFEIEQAFEFLQKKAFRISILDQGKRADGRTPGDLRPLFAEEGLLPRVHGSALFARGETQALAVTTLAPAEERQYFDNYAGGEDSKHFILHYHFPPFSVGECGRMGGLNRREIGHGALAERSIEPVIPSESEFPYAIRTTSEVLESNGSSSMATVCAGTMSLMGAGVPLKRPVSGISVGLVTDFDDDGNLKRYNTLLDIIGSEDFYGDMDFKLCGTPEGVTGYQLDLKLPGLPLSILEEAIHQARDGRGLVLDKMLSVISETQSISEHAPRIETVKIDPDKIGMLIGPGGKNIKGIQAESGAELNIDDDGTVNIYASKAESLNRAKEMIEMMFAEVEVGKTYTGKIVSCTKFGAFMEVLPGKDGLIHISELAEGRVEKTEDVVSVGDEVTAKCIGIDDKGRVKMSLRAASREAKQEEPAEA; from the coding sequence ATGAATATACAAAAAGTAACGAGCCAGGTCGGCTCGAATACCATTACCTTCGAAACAGGTAAGATGGCAAAACTGGCAGACGGTGCCGTGACCGTGCAATGCGGTGAAACCGTTATCCTGGTGACAGCAGTGTCCCAGACCAAGATTAGAGAGGGGCAGACTTGGTTCCCTCTTTCCGTTGAATACAAAGAAAAGGCTGCAGCCGCAGGTGTTTTCCCTGGTGGCTACTTCAAGCGTGAAGGTCGTCCTACCGAGAAGGAGATCCTCACTTGCCGCATGACTGACCGTCCTCTGCGTCCACTTTTCCCTAAGGGATACCTCTACGACACCCAGATCATCGCTCTCCTTCTGAGTGCTGACGGTGTGAACGATGCTGATATCCTCAGCATGAACGGTGCTTCTGCAGCACTGGCTATTTCCGACATCCCATTCGCAGGCCCTATCGGTGCCGTGCGCGTTGGCCGTATCGACGGTCAGTTCGTGGTGAACCCGACGTTTGAAGAGCGTGAAGAGAGCGATCTCGACCTCGTCTACGTGGGTAATAAGACCGACGTGATCATGATTGAAGGTGCTGCTGATGAGATTCCAGAAGAGGAGTTCATCAAGGCGCTTCACTTCGCCCAGGAGAACGTGCAGAAGCTCATCGCTGCTCAGGAAGAGCTCGTGAAGCTCGCAGGTAAGCCAACTCGTGAATTCGAAGTTTGCAACGCCAAGCAGGACCTTCTCGACATCGCCTACGAAATCGCAGGTGACCGTATCGAAGATGCTATCTATGCCGCTTCCAAGGTTGAGCGCGGTAAGAAGGTAGGCGCACTTCGTGACGAAGTAGAAGCTGCTATCAAGGAGCGTAACCCAGAAGTAACAGACTTCGAAATCGAGCAGGCATTCGAATTCCTTCAGAAGAAGGCGTTCCGTATCTCCATTCTCGATCAAGGTAAGCGTGCTGACGGCCGTACACCTGGCGATCTCCGCCCACTCTTCGCTGAAGAAGGTCTTCTTCCACGCGTTCACGGTTCCGCTTTGTTCGCCCGTGGTGAGACTCAGGCCCTCGCGGTAACGACTCTCGCTCCAGCAGAAGAGCGTCAGTACTTCGATAACTATGCCGGTGGTGAAGACAGCAAGCACTTCATCCTTCATTACCACTTCCCACCATTCTCAGTGGGTGAGTGCGGTCGCATGGGTGGCCTGAACCGTCGTGAGATCGGTCACGGTGCACTCGCTGAGCGCTCCATCGAGCCAGTGATCCCATCCGAGTCTGAGTTCCCATACGCCATTCGTACCACTTCCGAGGTTCTCGAGTCCAATGGCTCCTCTTCCATGGCGACAGTTTGTGCGGGTACCATGTCTCTCATGGGGGCAGGTGTTCCACTGAAGCGCCCAGTTTCCGGTATCTCCGTAGGTCTGGTAACAGATTTCGATGACGATGGTAACCTCAAGCGCTACAACACGCTTCTGGACATCATCGGTTCCGAAGACTTCTACGGTGACATGGACTTCAAACTCTGTGGTACTCCAGAGGGTGTGACTGGTTACCAGCTCGACCTCAAGCTTCCAGGCCTTCCTCTCTCCATCCTTGAAGAGGCTATTCATCAGGCACGCGATGGTCGTGGTCTAGTTCTCGATAAGATGCTTTCTGTCATCAGCGAGACCCAGTCTATCTCTGAGCACGCTCCTCGTATCGAGACCGTCAAAATCGATCCAGATAAGATCGGTATGCTCATCGGCCCTGGTGGTAAGAACATCAAAGGTATCCAGGCTGAGTCTGGTGCTGAACTGAACATCGATGACGACGGTACTGTAAATATCTATGCTTCCAAGGCTGAGAGCCTCAACCGCGCGAAGGAGATGATCGAAATGATGTTTGCTGAAGTGGAAGTCGGTAAGACTTACACAGGCAAGATCGTTTCCTGCACCAAGTTCGGCGCCTTCATGGAAGTGCTTCCTGGTAAGGATGGACTCATCCACATCTCTGAGCTTGCTGAAGGCCGCGTAGAGAAGACTGAAGACGTTGTCAGCGTTGGCGACGAAGTCACCGCCAAGTGCATCGGTATCGATGACAAAGGCCGCGTGAAGATGTCTCTCCGTGCTGCTTCTCGTGAAGCCAAGCAGGAAGAGCCAGCAGAAGCTTAA
- the rpsO gene encoding 30S ribosomal protein S15: MSKKEINPADYQLHEGDTGSADYQVALLTQRIVDLTDHLGTHKKDVSSRRGLLRLVARRRKLLDYLKANNEERYQKVIKGLGLRR, encoded by the coding sequence ATGAGCAAAAAAGAAATCAATCCAGCAGACTACCAGCTTCACGAAGGTGATACCGGTAGTGCCGACTATCAAGTTGCCCTTCTTACCCAGCGCATCGTTGATCTTACCGATCACCTTGGCACTCACAAGAAGGACGTTTCCAGCCGCCGCGGTCTCCTTCGTCTCGTAGCACGCCGCCGTAAGCTGCTTGATTACCTCAAAGCTAACAACGAAGAGCGTTACCAGAAGGTTATTAAAGGCCTTGGTCTTCGCCGCTAA
- the ndk gene encoding nucleoside-diphosphate kinase, with translation MQGISLLTQAFPAHPDDFALHSHLSLSVIFGNAHRMATETTLILFKPDCVQKNLSGSVLDRFQKEGLTIRGIKMMTLSDELLAEHYAHVADKPFFPEIVAFMQKTPVIALALEGENAIGRVRDLLGPTNSKEAPAGTIRGDLGEDMMTNVCHASDGPETAAAELKRFFNEGEIFSY, from the coding sequence ATGCAAGGGATTTCTCTCCTGACACAGGCATTCCCCGCTCATCCTGACGATTTTGCTTTGCATTCACACTTGTCACTGAGCGTCATCTTCGGTAATGCCCACCGCATGGCAACAGAAACCACACTTATACTTTTCAAGCCTGACTGCGTTCAAAAGAACCTCTCCGGCTCCGTCCTTGATCGCTTCCAAAAAGAAGGCCTCACCATCCGTGGCATCAAAATGATGACCCTCAGCGACGAACTCCTCGCTGAGCATTACGCTCACGTAGCAGACAAGCCGTTCTTCCCAGAGATCGTTGCCTTCATGCAGAAGACTCCAGTGATCGCACTCGCTCTCGAAGGTGAAAACGCCATCGGCCGCGTTCGCGACCTCCTCGGCCCAACCAACTCCAAGGAAGCTCCTGCCGGCACTATCCGCGGCGACCTCGGCGAAGACATGATGACCAACGTCTGCCACGCCTCCGACGGCCCAGAAACTGCTGCTGCTGAACTCAAGCGCTTCTTCAACGAAGGCGAGATTTTCAGCTACTAA
- a CDS encoding ATP-binding cassette domain-containing protein, whose product MSRDVGIELSEDLAIGYDRVLARVASSISLGEGTHYLLARNGRGKTTLLRSLAGVLKLKSGVTGVRGVAQFVAEDIYYDKHLTPKSILSCVLPKENVKSCLEFADKVELDVSKTFRELSTGNKRKVSWLMAEFSCLPGEGDVLLLDEPFTGIDSHVRELFMEYWAENEVGVCRLVSCHPDFNSMKIESALLISEGEICATSKDEEYTWGELKNSLV is encoded by the coding sequence ATGTCTAGAGACGTAGGAATCGAATTAAGTGAAGATTTGGCCATAGGGTATGATCGTGTACTCGCTCGTGTGGCTAGCTCTATCAGTTTGGGGGAGGGTACTCACTATCTATTAGCGCGAAATGGTAGAGGTAAAACTACGCTGTTAAGGAGTTTGGCAGGGGTGCTTAAATTGAAGTCTGGAGTCACTGGTGTTAGAGGAGTTGCTCAGTTTGTTGCAGAAGATATCTATTACGACAAGCATCTAACGCCAAAGTCTATTCTTTCATGTGTGCTGCCCAAGGAGAACGTGAAATCTTGCTTGGAGTTTGCGGACAAGGTTGAGTTGGATGTATCCAAAACTTTTCGCGAACTATCTACGGGAAATAAACGTAAGGTGAGTTGGTTGATGGCGGAATTTAGTTGTCTGCCGGGTGAAGGGGATGTTCTATTGTTAGATGAGCCCTTCACGGGGATTGATTCTCACGTTAGAGAGTTGTTTATGGAGTATTGGGCTGAAAATGAAGTGGGTGTTTGCCGGTTGGTGAGTTGTCATCCGGATTTCAACTCGATGAAGATTGAGAGTGCCCTGTTGATATCAGAAGGGGAGATTTGTGCGACCTCGAAAGATGAGGAGTACACTTGGGGAGAGTTGAAGAATTCATTGGTTTAG